The proteins below are encoded in one region of Deltaproteobacteria bacterium:
- a CDS encoding DUF433 domain-containing protein, whose product MKEHERIVSDPEILLGKPVIRGTRVPVEMLVRKMGEGATFEELLDAYPHLKKKDILVALQFAAG is encoded by the coding sequence ATGAAGGAGCATGAACGGATTGTTTCCGATCCCGAGATCCTGCTCGGAAAGCCCGTCATCCGTGGAACCCGGGTTCCGGTGGAAATGCTGGTCCGCAAGATGGGCGAAGGGGCCACGTTCGAGGAATTGCTCGATGCGTATCCTCACCTCAAGAAGAAAGATATCCTCGTGGCGCTGCAATTCGCCGCCGGGTAG
- a CDS encoding type II toxin-antitoxin system HicB family antitoxin codes for MRQVTLYKGEDGYWIGECPSLPGCVSQGKTREDAIENVKEAIRGYVAALIEK; via the coding sequence ATGCGCCAGGTGACGCTTTACAAGGGGGAAGATGGCTATTGGATCGGCGAGTGCCCGAGCCTTCCCGGTTGCGTGAGCCAGGGGAAGACCAGAGAGGACGCGATCGAAAACGTCAAGGAAGCGATCCGCGGATACGTCGCCGCGCTCATTGAAAAATAA